A genomic segment from Prochlorothrix hollandica PCC 9006 = CALU 1027 encodes:
- the psbE gene encoding cytochrome b559 subunit alpha, with protein MAGGSTGERPFADIVTSVRYWIIHSITIPALFLAGWLFVSTGLAYDAFGTPRPNEYYAQDTIKAPVVSDRYEAAQQIEEFLNQ; from the coding sequence ATGGCTGGAGGCAGTACTGGGGAACGCCCCTTTGCCGATATTGTGACCAGTGTTCGCTACTGGATCATTCATAGCATCACCATCCCGGCGCTCTTTTTAGCGGGTTGGTTATTTGTCAGCACCGGCTTGGCCTATGATGCGTTCGGCACCCCCCGTCCCAATGAGTATTATGCTCAGGACACCATTAAGGCTCCGGTTGTGTCCGATCGCTATGAAGCGGCACAGCAGATCGAAGAATTTCTGAATCAGTAG